From the genome of Papaver somniferum cultivar HN1 chromosome 2, ASM357369v1, whole genome shotgun sequence, one region includes:
- the LOC113352058 gene encoding GDSL esterase/lipase At2g04570-like produces the protein MSTQYSLLLCVFKVLVFSVLEITGTNKIPALIVFGDSTVDAGNNNQILTLAKSNFLPYGQDFEGGKPTGRFCNGRLGTDFLAERLGIKKSVPAYLDPAFGIEDFATGVTFASAATGYDVVTSDLLAVIPLSDELKYFKEYLEKLTSFLGKDGAVERARESLYFISIGTNDFVLNYFALPIRSSHFTVDEYADFLLGIARSFLIELYSLGARKIVMNGLPPSGYLPITKTLNHISDRPNLEELNEASKDFNLKLQNVVASLSTELRGIKLVYTDNYYPTLHIIHNPNLYGFENTEEGCCGTGIFETGIFCKAGIALPCPDPSKYVFWDSVHPTEKVYNIVANILMNKTLPQLLK, from the exons ATGTCTACCCAATATAGTCTACTACTATGCGTTTTTAAAGTACTTGTATTTTCGGTTCTGGAGATCACGGGAACGAATAAAATTCCTGCACTTATCGTGTTCGGAGACTCAACTGTAGATGCAGGCAATAACAATCAAATCCTAACCTTGGCAAAAAGTAACTTCCTACCTTACGGACAAGATTTCGAAGGTGGAAAACCCACTGGACGGTTTTGCAATGGTCGTCTGGGCACCGATTTCCTGGCGGAGAGGTTAGGGATTAAAAAGTCGGTACCTGCATATCTTGATCCAGCATTTGGTATTGAAGATTTTGCTACCGGAGTTACCTTTGCTTCAGCTGCAACTGGTTATGATGTTGTTACTTCAGACTTGTTA GCTGTGATACCTCTATCCGATGAATTGAAATACTTCAAAGAGTACCTGGAAAAGTTAACATCCTTTCTTGGGAAGGATGGCGCAGTAGAGAGAGCAAGAGAGTCATTATACTTTATCAGCATTGGAACGAATGATTTCGTTCTGAATTACTTCGCCTTGCCTATACGGTCATCTCACTTTACGGTAGATGAATACGCGGATTTTCTCCTTGGTATTGCCAGAAGTTTCCTTATCGAGCTTTACAGTTTGGGTGCTAGAAAAATAGTAATGAACGGGCTTCCTCCTAGTGGTTACCTACCAATAACAAAAACTTTGAATCACATTTCTGATAGACCGAATTTGGAAGAGCTAAATGAAGCTAGTAAAGACTTTAATCTCAAGTTACAAAATGTGGTAGCGAGTTTGAGCACAGAGCTTAGGGGGATCAAGTTAGTATATACAGATAACTACTATCCTACTCTACATATCATTCATAATCCAAATCTTTACG GATTTGAGAACACAGAGGAAGGATGTTGTGGAACGGGAATATTTGAGACTGGAATTTTTTGCAAAGCGGGAATTGCATTACCTTGCCCTGACCCGAGTAAATACGTATTTTGGGATTCAGTACACCCAACTGAAAAGGTGTATAACATAGTAGCCAATATATTGATGAATAAGACTCTACCTCAACTTCTCAAGTGA